A single region of the Alosa alosa isolate M-15738 ecotype Scorff River chromosome 6, AALO_Geno_1.1, whole genome shotgun sequence genome encodes:
- the LOC125296470 gene encoding uncharacterized protein LOC125296470 has translation MSGQLLSTLALLCIFIAVAASNGPSLKVFERPKVITLMQLNASAEISCSTTVHPQPGRGLHGLSLKRYFSGNEVVFYQHMVDKTQTVHRDFEGRISVTQKSSDCCEFTFQLSLLREEDTNGYYCSWVTFNENEVETSSLDSNYTLIIVRERDPEELCTRPSGNQLQRLFLGLSGVVCAGMFLISAGALIWRCLLVCPEKGGKSILG, from the exons ATGTCTGGGCAGCTCCTCAGCACCTTGGCGCTCCTCTGCATCTTCATCGCGGTGGCGGCTTCAAACG GCCCATCTTTAAAGGTGTTTGAAAGGCCGAAGGTCATCACCCTCATGCAGCTCAACGCCTCTGCAGAGATCTCCTGTTCCACCACTGTCCATCCTCAGCCTGGTCGAGGGCTGCATGGACTGTCTCTGAAGCGGTATTTCAGCGGAAATGAAGTAGTGTTCTACCAGCATATGGTCGACAAGACTCAGACGGTACATCGGGACTTCGAAGGCAGAATCTCGGTCACTCAGAAATCCAGCGACTGCTGTGAGTTCACCTTCCAGCTGTCTTTGCTGAGGGAGGAGGACACCAACGGCTACTACTGCAGTTGGGTCACCTTCAATGAGAACGAAGTGGAAACAAGTAGTCTGGACAGCAACTACACGCTCATCATAGTTCGGG AGCGCGACCCTGAAGAGCTTTGCACCAGGCCATCGGGCAATCAGCTGCAGCGGCTGTTCCTCGGCCTgagtggggtggtgtgtgccGGCATGTTCCTCATCTCTGCTGGGGCCCTGATATGGAGGTGTTTGCTGGTATGTCctgagaaagggggaaaaagcaTCTTGGGATAA
- the LOC125296426 gene encoding uncharacterized protein LOC125296426 isoform X1: MMKRPLDLVMTSWLCILGQCSCEVAQKGIEVNCLYDAEIGKVTCSVAFHGMAECEVVSATLCDMDDICIKREALTVDVMDPKEQEYTFTAYTECGVATTSVNITLPPGKLDKFEKEYEDTFPEDHQAPSKPMWAILGTCIVMFIVCMVFLNQHRPRMCSGSGDRDVESHNTRRHVESQHTSPDSPDGEPLSVGQEPRDTHTPLVA; encoded by the exons ATGATGAAACGCCCACTCGACTTGGTCATGACATCATGGTTATGTATACTGGGTCAGTGCAGTTGTGAAGTAGCACAAAAAG gGATTGAGGTGAACTGCTTATATGATGCGGAAATTGGGAAAGTTACATGCAGTGTTGCTTTTCATGGCATGGCGGAATGTGAGGTTGTATCTGCCACACTCTGTGACATGGATGATATCTGCATCAAAAGGGAAGCACTGACTGTTGATGTCATGGATCCTAAAGAACAAGAGTATACTTTCACTGCTTATACGGAATGTGGCGTTGCAACAACATCGGTCAACATCACACTACCACCAG GCAAACTTGACAAGTTTGAAAAGGAAT aTGAAGATACATTTCCTGAAGATCACCAAGCTCCTTCAAAGCCTATGTGGGCCATCCTAGGAACCTGCATtgtaatgtttattgtttgCATGGTCTTTTTAAACCAACACAGACCCAGGATGTGCTCTGGATCAGGAGACAGAGATGTGGAGAGCCATAACACACGCCGCCATGTGGAGAGTCAACACACATCTCCAGACTCGCCTGACGGTGAGCCCCTCTCAGTGGGTCAGGAACcaagagacactcacacacctctggTGGCCTGA
- the LOC125296426 gene encoding uncharacterized protein LOC125296426 isoform X2 produces the protein MMKRPLDLVMTSWLCILGQCSCEVAQKGIEVNCLYDAEIGKVTCSVAFHGMAECEVVSATLCDMDDICIKREALTVDVMDPKEQEYTFTAYTECGVATTSVNITLPPGKLDKFEKEYPGCALDQETEMWRAITHAAMWRVNTHLQTRLTVSPSQWVRNQETLTHLWWPETQMKPPADSRSRHR, from the exons ATGATGAAACGCCCACTCGACTTGGTCATGACATCATGGTTATGTATACTGGGTCAGTGCAGTTGTGAAGTAGCACAAAAAG gGATTGAGGTGAACTGCTTATATGATGCGGAAATTGGGAAAGTTACATGCAGTGTTGCTTTTCATGGCATGGCGGAATGTGAGGTTGTATCTGCCACACTCTGTGACATGGATGATATCTGCATCAAAAGGGAAGCACTGACTGTTGATGTCATGGATCCTAAAGAACAAGAGTATACTTTCACTGCTTATACGGAATGTGGCGTTGCAACAACATCGGTCAACATCACACTACCACCAG GCAAACTTGACAAGTTTGAAAAGGAAT ACCCAGGATGTGCTCTGGATCAGGAGACAGAGATGTGGAGAGCCATAACACACGCCGCCATGTGGAGAGTCAACACACATCTCCAGACTCGCCTGACGGTGAGCCCCTCTCAGTGGGTCAGGAACcaagagacactcacacacctctggTGGCCTGAGACACAGATGAAGCCTCCAGCTGATTCCAGATCCAGACACAGATGA